ATCATCTGGTCTGGGAAATCGTCGATAATGCCGTGGACGAGCATTTGGCGAAATTTTGTACGGCGATTGACGTCACGCTGCACAAGAATGGCGCGGTTACCGTACAGGATAACGGGCGCGGCATTCCGACAGGGATGCATAAGACAGGAATTCCAACACCGCAGGTCGTTTACACCATCTTGCACGCGGGAGGCAAGTTCGGCGGCGGAGGATACAAGAAATCCGGCGGTCTGCACGGCGTAGGCGCTTCGGTGACAAACGCATTATCCGAGTGGCTAGAAGTGGAAATTTTCCGTGACGGGAAAATACATAAGATGCGCTTCGAATACTGGGTAGACAATAAAGGCAAGGAGCATGTCGGCGAGCCGGTAACAGGCCTTGAGATTACGGGGAACACGAACCGGACGGGCACCAAAGTAACGTTCAAGCCGGACGGCCGTGTCTTCCAGGGCGGTACCTCGCTGAACTACGATACGCTGGCCGAGCGCCTGCAGGAAATTGCATTCCTGAACTCGGGGCTTAAGGTTACGATCAAGGATGACCGCAGCGGCAAAGAGGATATTTTCCACTACGAAGGCGGCGCACGCCAGTTCGTGCAATATTTGAACGACGACAAGACCGTCCTGCATGATGTCGTCCATTTCGCGGGAGAGAAAGACGAGATTGAAGTGGAGGTTGCCCTTCAGTACAATGACGGATATACCGAGACGATCGCTTCCTTCGTGAACTCGATCCCGACACGCGGCGGCGGCACGCATGAGACCGGTTTCAAAACCGCTTATACGCGGGTTATGAACGAATACGCCCGCAAAGCTGGTCTCCTGAAGGAGAAGGAAAAGAATCTCGAAGGCAATGACCTGCGCGAAGGCATGATGTCGGTCATTAACATCAAGATGTCCGAGGTCGAATTCGTCGGCCAGACGAAGGACCAGTTAGGCAGCGCATCGGCCCGCAGCGCGGTAGACGCCGTAGTGTCCGACAAAATGCAGGTGTTCCTGGAAGAGAATCCGCAAGTTGCTCAGATGCTTCTGAAGAAGGCTGTTCAAGCCTCCAAGGCAAGGGAAGCGGCGCGTAAAGCGCGCGAAGAGATCCGAAGCGGCAAGAAGAAGAGCGAAAGCTCCAATCTGAACGGCAAGCTGACGCCGGCGCAGTCGAAGGATTTCTCGCGCAATGAGCTGTTTATCGTCGAAGGGGATTCCGCGGGCGGTTCTGCGAAGCAAGGCCGGGATTCGAAGCATCAGGCAATTCTGCCGCTGAAAGGCAAGCCGATGAATCCGGAAAAGGCGAAATTGCTGGATATTCTGAAGAACGAGGAATACAAAGCGATTATAAGCGCCATTGGAGCGGGCGTTGGTCCGGAGTTTGACGCGGAAGAATGCAATTACAACAAAATCATTATAATGACCGACGCGGATACGGACGGCGCGCACATTCAGGTGCTGCTGCTGACGTTCTTCTACCGGTACATGAAGCCGCTGATCGACACCGGGCGTGTCTATATCGCTCAGCCGCCTTTATACAAAATTACGCGCAAATCCGGCAAGCTGGAGACGGTCCGGTATGCCTGGACGGATGAGCAACTGCAAAATTATCTGAAGGAATTCGGCAAGAACTTTGAGCTTCAGCGTTACAAAGGACTTGGCGAGATGAACCCTGACCAGCTGTGGGAGACCACGATGGATCCGGAGACGCGGACGCTTCTGCAGGTGCAGATCGAGGATGCGGCAAAAGCAGAACGCCGCGTGTCCGCGCTGATGGGCGATAAGGTTGACCCGCGTAAGCGTTGGATTATCGAGAACGTGGACTTCACAGAATACGTAGAATAGGAGGTAACGGCATGGGCATGCTGGAACAGTTTTTACCGGCGTATTTGGAAGAGGTCGTTGGAGACCGATTCGGCCGTTATTCGAAATATATTATTCAGGACCGCGCTATTCCTGATGTAAGGGACGGGCTTAAGCCCGTTCAGCGCCGCATTTTGTATGCGATGTACGATTCAAACAATACCCCGGACAAGCCATACCGCAAATCAGCGAAAACCGTCGGGGACGTGATGGGCAATTACCACCCTCACGGTGACTCCTCGATCTATGAAGGCATGGTGCGTATGGCGCAGCCTTGGAAGATGGGCCATGTTCTGATCGACGGACACG
This region of Paenibacillus sp. JDR-2 genomic DNA includes:
- the parE gene encoding DNA topoisomerase IV subunit B; amino-acid sequence: MAEQVDLFAKTAAPERNYEADDIQVLEGLTAVRKRPGMYIGSTSSSGLHHLVWEIVDNAVDEHLAKFCTAIDVTLHKNGAVTVQDNGRGIPTGMHKTGIPTPQVVYTILHAGGKFGGGGYKKSGGLHGVGASVTNALSEWLEVEIFRDGKIHKMRFEYWVDNKGKEHVGEPVTGLEITGNTNRTGTKVTFKPDGRVFQGGTSLNYDTLAERLQEIAFLNSGLKVTIKDDRSGKEDIFHYEGGARQFVQYLNDDKTVLHDVVHFAGEKDEIEVEVALQYNDGYTETIASFVNSIPTRGGGTHETGFKTAYTRVMNEYARKAGLLKEKEKNLEGNDLREGMMSVINIKMSEVEFVGQTKDQLGSASARSAVDAVVSDKMQVFLEENPQVAQMLLKKAVQASKAREAARKAREEIRSGKKKSESSNLNGKLTPAQSKDFSRNELFIVEGDSAGGSAKQGRDSKHQAILPLKGKPMNPEKAKLLDILKNEEYKAIISAIGAGVGPEFDAEECNYNKIIIMTDADTDGAHIQVLLLTFFYRYMKPLIDTGRVYIAQPPLYKITRKSGKLETVRYAWTDEQLQNYLKEFGKNFELQRYKGLGEMNPDQLWETTMDPETRTLLQVQIEDAAKAERRVSALMGDKVDPRKRWIIENVDFTEYVE